A portion of the Sphingobium sp. CAP-1 genome contains these proteins:
- a CDS encoding tyrosine-type recombinase/integrase produces MAQLLQDPTSDEVPNGPVETALPALVPAEGMLAVLQEDIERAAGYKKAARSAATHRAYASDWAIYAEWCASRGLPPMPAHPEQIAAFVANQAHAGAKPSTVERRVAAIGHYHRANNFPAPGAHPEAGGLREALAGIRNDKKIKKTRKDAADASALREMLAEIEGDGLRQKRDRALLAIGMAAALRRSEIVALKLESIGVLDQGLELYLGTTKTDQSGEGATIAIPEGTRIRPKALLLEWIAAVRTLETDIVRTPAEDAAMPLFRRLTRRDQLTDDPMSDKAVVRLVKRCAAAAGYDATKFAGHSLRAGFLTEAASQGATIFKMQEVSRHKTVQILVDYVRSADRFRDHAGERFL; encoded by the coding sequence ATGGCGCAGCTCTTGCAAGACCCAACTTCCGATGAAGTCCCGAACGGCCCCGTCGAGACGGCGCTGCCGGCGCTTGTTCCGGCCGAGGGCATGCTCGCCGTCCTGCAGGAAGATATCGAGCGCGCCGCTGGATATAAGAAAGCCGCCCGATCCGCCGCGACGCACCGCGCCTACGCATCGGACTGGGCGATCTACGCCGAATGGTGCGCTTCGCGCGGACTTCCGCCGATGCCGGCGCATCCCGAGCAGATCGCCGCGTTCGTCGCCAACCAGGCGCACGCTGGTGCCAAGCCCAGCACTGTCGAGCGCCGCGTCGCCGCGATAGGGCACTATCATCGCGCCAACAATTTTCCGGCGCCGGGCGCGCATCCAGAGGCCGGCGGGTTGCGTGAGGCACTCGCCGGCATCCGCAACGACAAGAAGATCAAGAAAACCCGTAAGGATGCCGCCGACGCCTCTGCACTTCGCGAGATGCTGGCCGAAATCGAAGGTGATGGCCTGCGTCAAAAGCGCGATCGCGCGCTCCTCGCGATCGGCATGGCGGCAGCACTGCGCCGATCCGAGATTGTCGCGCTGAAGCTCGAAAGCATCGGCGTCCTAGACCAAGGCCTCGAACTCTATCTTGGCACGACGAAGACAGACCAGTCTGGCGAGGGTGCGACCATTGCCATACCGGAAGGTACGCGCATCCGGCCCAAGGCGCTGTTGCTCGAGTGGATCGCGGCGGTCCGCACGCTCGAGACCGACATCGTCCGTACCCCGGCTGAAGACGCCGCAATGCCGTTGTTTCGCCGGCTCACCCGAAGAGATCAGCTCACTGATGATCCGATGTCCGATAAAGCCGTGGTGCGCCTGGTCAAACGCTGTGCCGCCGCGGCAGGCTATGACGCGACCAAGTTTGCCGGGCATTCGCTGCGCGCGGGCTTCCTCACTGAAGCGGCAAGCCAGGGCGCGACGATCTTCAAGATGCAGGAGGTTAGTCGGCACAAAACGGTGCAGATCCTCGTGGACTATGTCCGCTCAGCCGATCGGTTCCGTGACCACGCTGGCGAGCGATTCTTGTAA
- a CDS encoding alpha/beta hydrolase — protein sequence MRAMIALQSAADLGPGGRAALDELMAKTPAADSVGYEEAAVGGVPGWWCRPADANPDAAILYLNGGAYVVGSAQAYRHFAGQIAERAKEAAFVADYGLAPERPFPAAVDDAEAAYRGLASGGVSRIAIVGDSAGGGLALVTAERMAEAPHIVVGQKPETVDFSDPSLPQGFDADKINAGIAVAVKKIEERGWHGDTCMITPDDEGSAVLQKQLAGVAYDCVVIGGGLRIPPKGLVLFEAVVNIVHRAAPGTAIAFNTRPEDTADAAARGLEAI from the coding sequence ATGCGCGCTATGATCGCATTGCAGTCGGCCGCCGATCTCGGACCGGGTGGCCGTGCGGCGTTGGACGAGCTTATGGCCAAGACGCCTGCGGCGGACAGCGTCGGTTATGAGGAGGCAGCCGTGGGTGGCGTCCCCGGCTGGTGGTGCCGTCCCGCAGATGCCAACCCGGACGCCGCAATTCTCTATCTCAACGGTGGCGCCTATGTCGTCGGATCGGCGCAGGCGTATCGCCACTTTGCGGGTCAGATCGCCGAGCGCGCTAAGGAGGCCGCATTCGTTGCCGATTATGGCCTCGCGCCGGAACGGCCTTTCCCTGCGGCGGTCGATGATGCCGAAGCTGCCTATCGCGGCTTGGCGAGTGGTGGCGTCTCCAGGATCGCTATCGTCGGTGACTCCGCCGGCGGCGGTCTGGCGCTCGTCACAGCGGAGCGGATGGCCGAGGCCCCGCATATTGTCGTCGGGCAGAAGCCGGAAACCGTGGACTTCTCCGATCCGTCGCTGCCGCAGGGGTTCGATGCCGACAAGATCAATGCCGGCATCGCGGTCGCTGTGAAGAAGATCGAGGAACGCGGGTGGCACGGCGATACCTGCATGATCACGCCCGACGACGAGGGAAGCGCCGTGCTCCAAAAGCAGTTGGCAGGCGTGGCCTATGACTGTGTGGTAATCGGCGGCGGTCTCAGAATCCCGCCGAAAGGGCTGGTCCTGTTCGAGGCGGTGGTGAACATCGTTCATAGGGCGGCGCCAGGAACGGCGATTGCGTTCAACACGCGGCCGGAAGACACGGCCGATGCCGCCGCTCGAGGGCTCGAGGCCATCTGA